The nucleotide window ATAACATTGCCTTGACATTGTAAATAGAGGGTAGTTATAGGCTATGTCTGATGTTTAATTCTATTCAATAATTTAAGGgataaaatattgatgaaaccAATATAGATCTGATACAAATACATTTATAgacttttctttatgatgtgaAGTTTGTAGTACAAAATTATTCTGTACGTTGTTTTTTCGTGCAGTTTTACTTTCTAATGATATACAAACACAGAGTAATTAATGGATAAGTGTATGGTTGCCCTTTATGGAGTAACACACGTAGCTTTAGACGTAAATAAATACAGTATTTCATACTCATTTCTTTCATGAACAGATTCTCCACCGCATGATACAAGATCACTCTGTATTCTGCTTTATGAAGGTTTTCAGCATACCCtgaataaaaaacaacatacacGCTGTTCAGCTATTGCTAGTATAAATGCCTCTTATGTTTCTTGAATAATTATCTACTGCGCTTCATATTACACTCAGCACTTCCAATTCCATTGCTACAGAATGCATTGCCTGATGTCAGTCTCATtgtatgtatacaaaatatgatattCGCCATCCATCGTAACttcaaacaattttgataaagatggTGCCAAACGCGGAAACTCCGAGAAAACCCCAATGCACACACCAATTAATTCTAATTTATGATTGCTAATgatttccttttaaatctatataaAATGCACACTTACATCTGAATGCAAACCTTGCAAATTTACTTTCATCTATAGCGATAATTATCGTGGCCATTTTGGAAAACTGCACCTTCGTCACGGATAACAAATATCTAGGTGTATTTCAGCAAGTTCTATACCTGCACACACCCATTCTGAATGAAAAGAACTAGTTTTTTTGCGTCATTAAATGTCACTAAAAATAAGTGCGTTTTAATTTTTCGGTGTCgtgttttcttttatcattGGAGGACATCCGTATTGGACTGCAGACAAGATATAAACATGCAGGCTGCAGCTCTAGTGTTCAATCTGAGATGGACAATTGGATTAtgaatatgtaatattttcacgtTAATTCAAACAGTAAAACTCACAAATCGCCATGCTCATCTTCGGTCTTGAATATGTACAGAACACATTTAAATAATTGTTCTCCTTATCCttgtaaatagaaaaaatttcaattgaCTCGTTCATAATGGAAGTTCAGTGTTGTGCAAAGAATATTTATCGATGCATCGAAATTCCCAAGCAAAAACACAAATTCAACATTTAAGAATTTCttgcaatatttttattacatattgaTCACAATTCCGTATATGGTAGACTACTAGCGCATAACGATTTGGTGCAAACCCAATGTTTACTAAAATACGAACCCAGTGTCACGCTTTAAATCGCTGGTTGTGAATTGACCGAATGACTTAATATGAGGTGTATTACAGAGTTTCATAACAATACATATACAGAACATCTAAATCATCGTACATAAATGAAAagcacaaatcaaaataaaatattcctTGGATCTGAAGTAAATCTATCATTGGTCCTAGGAGACAACTGACTCTACATGGTGTTGACTCTTGAATGGTTACAGCCCGGCATTGTGGGATTTGGCTTATCACTAATTTGGAAAATTACTTACATTTTGTAAGATACGACATAATTCTACGCAATCTTTGataacatgtacactgtatcttAAAATCAACATTACAATATTATGCTTAACTGAACACAGTTCCAGAAACCAGACAACATTTATGGATTTCCCGACAAGTATTTATTCGGCGTGaatagtttcaatttttattcctCTAATTTGCAGACGACCACGGGACAGCTGGCATGATGAAGAATAAAGTCACTGGTACTGCCCAGAATGGTTCTCCTTATTACTCCCATTCCCCTAGTTCCGGTCACTATACAACCAGCATTCTCCTGGCTGGCCACATCCACAATTGCATATTCTGGTTTACCGTCAACTTTTTCTATGCGGACTTCAGCATTAACCTTTTtgagaaacaaaaaaaaaataaataaataaaaataaatgataatttgaattataatttttaCGTAAAGCAATAGCCGCTTTCGTCGATTTTAAATTCTATGGCAAAGACTGACTAATAAACCTATAGAAATTGTGTAAGGATTGTCATATGTCAtgtgtagataaaaaaaaaagtccactTGTCAACTGTTCCTCTGTATTTTCACCATACATCTGACGTCCGCGATCGAAGAACCCTTAATCTTTATTAAAACAACCATTACTTTCAGTTACGACACAGGCGAGAATGTAATATATAATGTTGTATATTACGTCTGTCAGTTTCACGGAGATCGGCAGTTTTGGGACGTCAGAGGAAACTCGATCGATTAGGATTTTCCAAGTTATTCCCTCCACAATTACATACAATACTTTACCCCAAGACTGGCAGCCATATcgacaaatttttttttcagtgctGCTGACTTTTCCTCTGCCTCCTTCTGGAGTTCTTGAATTCTTCCAGGACCTATTAAAAGTGGACATTACTATAGCGGTACATGTGTAATGATACCATCCTTCACTGATTTAAACCCGAATCTCAAAGTTCTAAGTGACAATTGACATGTGCAAAATCTTAATTTTCAGTTGTAGTAAAAAGCAGAAAACAACAAAAAGTATCATGCAAAATTGCAcgttattttcaatttcaaatattcatgTTCTACAAATCATAAACTTTGTCTTAGGGCCATCTCAACTGTGGCCATTTAAAAACATACTCTGTGAGAAATGCACTTCTTTATCATATGTACAGAAAATtgaaacaattacatgtaatttattacACTGAATGATACAAAATTATCACTGAATTATTTCCCCAACTTACAACAAGTTCACGTTTATCTAGTGCCTTGTACTTTTCTTGTGCCTTGCATCGAAATAGATAATTTGTGACATCCCTTTTACAAAGTTTACAATTAATCTTGAGACACACACAATGTACAAGTAATGCAAAATTAGAAACATAGTTTACTCATTGTTGTAGGAAACGTGCTTCTCCTCATTTCAGGGACAAAGATGTTCTCCATGGCATGTAGTAAAATCACCCTGTTTGTGGGTTTATGGATGTTAGCTGCATACCCTGTAAAACCATTATAACTCGTTATCCTTTTGCTATATTGTTCTAATTAATTACGGTATTCTAAAGGAAGAAATATAATGGTTCTTTATTCAGGCACGGATCTAGAGGGGGAGGGGTCCGGACCCTTCCCATTTTGGAATTTGCAAAGTATATATGTACCGGTATATACTATCTTGATTTATGAATTATTACATTTGTGTACTGAGTAATAAGGACAGAACCAAATCACAAAATTATCATGGAATAATTCTATACAGAGTGTTCTCTGAGGAATACATACTGGAACGATTTGTGTGACACCCTTCtttcatttacaatttatatcaatACTGGTGATggataaaacaattttattcacaCTCGATCTTTAACCACATGTCAGGATACGACGCGACGTACCAATGTTCAGACTTTTCACTGTTTTACCAACAAACATCTGGACAATGCAGATATTTCACTGGTGTTATCATATGTTACTGCATCATCATAAAATCATTGATTTCGGTAGAACCCAACCGAAAACAAATTGTATGATGATCAATCATTCATCAGGCAAGGAAACTGAAGATTATTTCAATAATGAAAGTCTCTGGCTAAAGCAAGCACATAGGAAGTCAAGAAGGGGAGGGGGTGGCTTGAAGTCTGTCCCAGCCCCATCCCAACGTTTTCGGATAATATACTTCCCTGTTCGTTAAATTACTAAAAAGAacgttacatatattatataaatctATAGATAGATCGatcgatagatagatagatggacAGAAttattccaaattagggccctttCGAGCATAACAAACAACAGACATGATTTTTACCCTTACAAACAATTATAGatctacatttgtatatattacatgcaaagttttaTTACGCGGCTGGTTGGTCCCCATTTAATTTGTATGGCAATTTAGTAAAACGAAATGGAAATGAAAGTTTCAACACGTGAATTtgtggaaccccccccccccccccccccccccccaactctacgatttaggattttttattttctttctcgaCAAAAGTTCGATCACTCCTAGGAAAATATCCCGGATCTGCGCATGTTATTATGATTGGAAATCTAACTACATGTAGTCCACAGTGTTAATCTCATAATATTTTGTAAGTATTCATCATACAGCCTATACTGTATTTGTCCTTTCTGGCGACATCCTGAGGTAGTCTGAATTGCCACTGATCATCAGCGAAAGTTTACTAaattgattatttaaaaaaaaaaaaaaataagatctGCATCCTGTATTACATCATGtagttgtaattttttttatttcatgtacaTCGACATTTAAATAAATGTTAGAAAAACCCAATTTATAAACACTTATTTTTACATGCGTAAAAACGAGTGAAAAAAATCCcaaatgtattagatatatttCTGGCTGACAGAAAAATCAATAAACCACAAGGTATACAGAGCTGATCAATGACGGGGAAAAAACAAACACCCATGACTTTTAATTGTTTAAACTACGCAGCTTACCCTTAATCTGACATCACACAGTCACTAATACAGTAATGTTTACACTATTTAGGCCTATCAACTTCTAAAAATGTTGCAAACACGTGCACAACAACCCAACCGCTGCacttcctatatacatgtacatacagaatCACTAAGATGGACACTGCAATGTAATTAAATTATCTAAATAAGCCAGTACATGAAATTAAGATTACGTCTACTTACATCTGAATGCATTCTCAGCAAATTTACTTTCATCCACAGCCACAACAACAGTAGCCATGCTGGATTCGGATCCAATAAAGACGATGAGGGGAAatagagttatcgttcttttgCGCACTGACATGCGATGACCTAGATACTCCACCAATAGAAGGAAACTGCGTTGTTTTTACCCTTATCTCCCGAGCGGATCTAAGTTTTTATAAGGGATTCATAgtaaaatcaaacttttaaaaaatgtttctgATCTTAGAACAATCTTTGCTTACACAGAGTGCATGGGTCCGCACATTACCAAATATACAcgaaattatatacatgtacatgtcataaTCCATTGAATCTATATATTTCATGCCAAATAagaatttgttaaaaataaatagcACAATTATCTGCCCAgattatcaaataaatcaattgTAACGGACATTTTAGCGGACATGCATCAACCGATGACTCCCAAGAGATACCGGTATATACCCTTTGTCATTAGTGACTCTCGCGTGTAAGGTGAgcttacaatttttaaaaaaaaagtaccgGTATATGTTTATATAGTGTAATGTGGGGATGAAACAGAACATGGTGCGACACTGGAATAGTATACACTGTACCGATCATATCTATAATGGCGTTTATATTCGTTATTATCAGGGCTAGGTCTATATGGTTACATTGTAGGTGTTCAGTAGGGACGCAGTGCTACAGTTTATGCCATGTACAAATGTCAAAATGTTCTCAATCCAAAGTTTCATTTTATGTGTTACGACAGGGAATCACAGATATCGAATCGAAAGTAATGACATAGTAGTTGTATGGTATGGTAGTCTATATAGTTagggtgaaaaattcttgaacgTCCTGTTCGAGATCAATGGACAAACAAAATTTATCTCAACTTTCCCTTGAAGAATAGGCGAGTAAAAGAGGAAGTGGataaaaaatgttgacctcaACGATAGTGGTACACTGTAATTATGACCCCAAAATACACTAGATGTACAGGTATTATCTGCATTGATTATGTGAAtagatgctctctctctctctctctatttgtTGTTGAATACATGTGCAtaattattttatatctattataTACATCATTAAGTATTAAAATGACCAAAGATAagaacaatatgaaattttcgAGACGACCTTTCCCTTCTTCGGGATGacagaatatttacatacaaatgaaataaatataaaataaaaatgcaaattagCACTAGCTGATTATGGTAATGAATGTAGTTGGTCATTCTAGTCCTTTATATATCCTTATATAATTTAACTCGAACATTCCGGTCAgacactttggatgttgagtgttgATTTTtggtgctctctctctctctctctctctctctctctctctctctctctccgtttCACAAAAATTGTCAGACAATCTATTTTAAGGATTTTGCCCGATTTATTTCCTCTAAAACCTGAACTACATATAACGGATACGTTGGAActctaaaatgaaaaacaaacaacagaggaaatctttgaaaatatttagaaaataaaatattcagtATAACAACAAATCTCCACCATTATGGTTTAGAATCTGGATACAACATACTATATAATATAGAGAACACATTATACAAGTAATAAGaatgtaattgtaaataaagACTAATGTAAAACTAAATATGACGATGCTATTAGACATATACAGCTTATGCCGAGGGATGATCACAACAGCTTAAATATTATAGAACATCTAATTCTTCCATCACTTCTTCAGATACGCCTGCGCAATGCTACTGATGGTCCATTTTGTATACCACTACTGGGCAGTGGGCATGGTGAAGTATAAAGTCACTGGTACTGCCGAGAATGGTTCGTCGTATGACCCCCATTCCTCTACTTCCGGTCACTATGAATTGGGCCTTTTCTTTTCCAGCAATCTCCACGATAGCATGCGACGGTTTTTCCGCTGTTTCTATTCTAACTTCACTTCCCGCCTGAAATGTTGTTGGTACATTATAAACAAGGTATAGTATACAAGCCTAGTGTACACGTACACGCATAAAATCGACATAACTTCAATCTTTTTATCAAGGGCATAAATTATAATGAAGACAAGAAAGTGTTAACATGATCGTCAATGGGATGTAGAACAGAAATCATGGTAGAAagatcaatgttttatttccGATACACGTGCGTCATTAGATTGTGACACATGGAACAGCTTTTCAGGGCCCAGTTGCACGAATATGAGTTACTGGGGTAAAGTCTAGTTAATGCTATATAAATCTAAGAGTTAATGGGAAGTTAATTGTCTGTTAAAGTTAGCTAATCGTCGTGCAACTGAGTCCAGATCCACAAGAAGGGAAATAATCATGTGTTGTGTTCTT belongs to Ostrea edulis chromosome 7, xbOstEdul1.1, whole genome shotgun sequence and includes:
- the LOC125653262 gene encoding universal stress protein MSMEG_3950/MSMEI_3859-like, with protein sequence MSVRKRTITLFPLIVFIGSESSMATVVVAVDESKFAENAFRWYAANIHKPTNRVILLHAMENIFVPEMRRSTFPTTMSPGRIQELQKEAEEKSAALKKKFVDMAASLGVNAEVRIEKVDGKPEYAIVDVASQENAGCIVTGTRGMGVIRRTILGSTSDFILHHASCPVVVCKLEE